The window GACACGCTGCCGATCGTCCTGCCCGGCGGCGCCACGGTGCCACTGTCCAGCGTGGCCGTGATCGAGCCGCGGCGCGGCTTCGAGACGCTGCGCCACCGCGACGGCAAGCTGGCGATCAAGGTGTCGGGCGACGTGGACGAGACCACCAGCAACGCCAACGAACTGATCGCGCAGATCGATCGCGAGGTGCTGCCGCGGCTGGTGGACAAGTACCACGTCGAGGTGCTGTACGAGGGCCGCGCCGAGGACCAGGCCGAAACGCTGGGCGACATGAAGCTGGGCGCCTGGGTCGGCCTGGTGCTCATCTACGTCGTGCTGGCCTGGATCTTCGGCTCCTATGTCTGGCCGCTGCCGGTGATGGCGATCATCCCGCTGGGGCTGGCCGGCGCGGTGTTCGGGCACTGGGTCATGGGCATCGACCTGACCGTGGTGTCGCTGTTCGGGCTGTTCGGCCTGGCCGGTATCGTGGTCAACAATTCCATCATCCTGGTGTCCTTCTACAAGGAGCTGCGCGAGCAGGGCGTGCCGGTGCGGCAGGCGCTGGAGGACGCTTCCTGCCTGCGACTGCGCGCGATGATCCTCACCTCGGTCACCACCATCGCCGGCCTGAGCCCGCTGGTGGCGGAAACCTCGACCCAGGCGCAGTTCCTGATCCCGCTGGCGGTGTCGATCTGCTTCGGTCTGGCCATCGCCACCCTGCTGGTGCTGGTGCTGGTGCCTGCGCTGCTCGGCCTGTACGAGGCGCGCGAGGGCCGGCTTGCGGCGACGGCGCCGCACCGCGAATCCGCGGGTACCTGAAGCGGACACGAATGCTAGAATCCCGCCCTGCCCGGGGGCTGCGCGCCGCGCCGCCCCACTGTCCGGAGTGGATCCCGTGCTCGAGTACTTCCTGCAATACGGCCTGTTCCTGGCCAAGACCGTCACGATCGTCATCGCGATCGCGCTGATCATCGGCCTGCTGGTCAACGCCTTCCGCCATGCGCGCGAGTTCGCCACCGAGCATCTCGAGGTCAAGAACCTCAACCGCCGCTTCGAGAACCTGGCGGAGGTGCTGTTCCACGAGCTGCTGAGCCCGCCCGAGCGCAAGGCGCACGCCAAGCAGCGCAAGGCGGAGCACAAGCAGCGCGCCAAGGCCGCCAAGCTCGGCAAGGCGCCGCGCCCGCGGGTTTTCGTGCTCGACTTCGACGGCGACATCCGCGCCTCGGCGGTGGACAACCTGCGCGAGGAAGTGAGCGCCGTAGTGCAGGTGGCGCGCCCGCAGGACGAAGTGCTGCTGCGCCTGGAAAGCAGCGGCGGCATGGTGCACGGCTACGGGCTGGCCGCCTCGCAGCTCCGTCGCCTGCGCCAGGCCGGCATCCGCCTGACCGCGGCGGTGGACAAGGTCGCCGCCAGCGGCGGCTATATGATGGCCTGTGTCGCGGATCGTATCATCGCCGCGCCCTTCGCCGTGATCGGCTCGATCGGCGTGGTGGCGCAGCTGCCCAACTTCAACCGCTTCCTGAAAGAACACAACGTCGACTTCGAGCTGCACACGGCGGGCGAATACAAGCGCACGCTGACGCTGTTCGGCGAGAACACCGAGGCCGCGCGCGCCAAGTTCCGCGAGGAGCTGGAAGAGGCGCATGCGCTGTTCAAGGGCTTCGTCACCGACAACCGCCCGCAGCTCGACATCGCGCAGGTCGCCACCGGCGAGCACTGGTACGGCAGCCGCGCGCTCGAGTACCGGCTGGTGGACGCGATCCAGACCAGTGACGACTACCTGCTGGCCGCCAGCAAGGACAAGGACATCTTCGAGGTGAGGTTCAAGCGCCGCCAGGCGCTGCCCGAGCGCCTGGCGCACAGCATCCGCACAGCGATCAAGACGCTCTCGAGCTAGCGATACAACAGCAGATCCTGGCGTACTTCCAGCCAGGCCGCCTCGTCGGCCGACGCGAGCGCCTCCAAATCGCCCGGTGCCGCCGCGGGATCGTCCACCCACTGGCGCAGCAGCTCACTGCCGTTGATGAGATCGATGGCCAGGCGCTCGTGCTCGTACTCGTAGGGGAAGTCGCGCCACAGCGGGTAGTCCGGACGCAGGCGCCGGAGCGCCTTGAAGGCCAGCGCCTGCAGCCGCCACGGCCGGAACGCCGCGTGTTCGTAGCGGCCGTCCTCCACATGGATTTGCACACCGGCGCACAACTTGCCGACATGCTTGTGGAAGGTCGGCTCGAACCAGCATTCGCGCAGGCTGCAGCCACGCAGCCAGTGCGGCGCCAACGCCCGCATCTCCTTCAGCAGGGCGCGTGCATCGAGGTCCGGTGCGCCGAACAGCTCCAGCGGGCGCGTCGTGCCGCGCCCCTCGGACAGGGTCGTACCCTCCAGCATCACCGTGCCGGCGTAGCAGCGCGCCATCCACAGGTTGGGCGCATTCGGGCTCGGGTTGACCCAGCTGCGCTCGCCCAGCGGCCAGCCATGGCCCGGCGTGGCGTCCGGCTGCCAGCCCTGCATTTCGATCACGCGATAGTCCACGTCGAGCCTGAGCTGGCGGATGAACCAGTACCCCAATTCACCCAGCGTCAGGCCGTGGCGCATGGGCATGGGACCGGCACCGACGAAGCTTTCCCAGCCAGCGCGCAGCGTCAGACCCTCGACCGGCCGGCCGACGGGATTGGGTCGATCCAGCACCCAGACCACCTTGCCGTGCTGCGCCGCTGCCTCCAGCACGTAGCGCAGCGTGGTGATAAAGGTGTAGATGCGGCAGCCGAGGTCCTGCAAATCCACCAGCAGCAGATCGAAGCTGTCCAGCATCGCCGCGGTCGGCTGCCGCACCGCCCCGTACAAGCTGAACACGGGGATGCCATGCACCGGATCGTAGAAGTCCGGCGACTCAATCATGTTGTCCTGCTTGTCGCCGCGCAGGCCGTGCTGCGGGCCGAAGGCCGCGCTGAGCCTGATGCCGGCCGCAGCCAGCGCGTCCAGCGCATGCGTCAGATCGGGGGTGACCGAGGCCGGGTGCGCCAACAGCGCCACACGTCGGCCGGACAGAGGCTTGCGCAGGGCCGCGTCTTCCAGCAGGCGGTCGAGTCCGAACTTCATGGAAGTGATGTTTCCGTCGTGCCCGCGCGAGCGGGATTGAGAGAGGTGTTCTAGCCTAGTCAGTTTCGCGGCGCGCCGTCCATCGGCAGCGTCAGCGTGAAACCGTCCGGGTGATGAAAGTCGGGCCGGTCCGCGGGATGCGCCAGCGCCCAGTACGACAGCCCGCCGTCCGCCGCCTCGATCACCGCCGAAACGGCGAGCCGCAGGACGGCCGCCGCCGGCAGCGTGGCCAGCTCCAGGCGCGCACTCAGTTCATACACTTGGGCATCGCGCCGCACCGAGATCGCAGGCGCCGCTGGGTCCGCGGCCAGGATCTCCGGCTGGCGGTAGGCGCGAAAGCGGTACAGTGCCCACGCGCCCGAGGGCGCGAAGTTGAATTCCGTATAGGCATCCTGGCCGGCGGCGCGGACGAACAGCTCGAAGCAGCTGTGCCGCCACAGCCCGTCGGCACGGCACGGTACGGACGGTGCCGGCAGCACGAGCGCGCTGAGATCGCCGCGCAGGCGATAACGCAGCTGCAACCCGCCGTCGTCCATCCGCTGCAACTCGAACGCCAGCGCGGTCCCCCTCGGCGCGGGCGTGGACGGATGGGCGCGCAGCGCCAAACTGGTCTTGCTGCCGCCGGCTGGGGACTCAACCATGTTCGGCGAACAGGGCCTGCAGCGACGCCGGCAGGCGCGCCGGGCTGGCCGCGCGGGCGAAGGGCCGCGAGTTGAAGGTGTTCCAGAA is drawn from Nevskiales bacterium and contains these coding sequences:
- the sohB gene encoding protease SohB, with amino-acid sequence MLEYFLQYGLFLAKTVTIVIAIALIIGLLVNAFRHAREFATEHLEVKNLNRRFENLAEVLFHELLSPPERKAHAKQRKAEHKQRAKAAKLGKAPRPRVFVLDFDGDIRASAVDNLREEVSAVVQVARPQDEVLLRLESSGGMVHGYGLAASQLRRLRQAGIRLTAAVDKVAASGGYMMACVADRIIAAPFAVIGSIGVVAQLPNFNRFLKEHNVDFELHTAGEYKRTLTLFGENTEAARAKFREELEEAHALFKGFVTDNRPQLDIAQVATGEHWYGSRALEYRLVDAIQTSDDYLLAASKDKDIFEVRFKRRQALPERLAHSIRTAIKTLSS
- a CDS encoding DUF1343 domain-containing protein; its protein translation is MKFGLDRLLEDAALRKPLSGRRVALLAHPASVTPDLTHALDALAAAGIRLSAAFGPQHGLRGDKQDNMIESPDFYDPVHGIPVFSLYGAVRQPTAAMLDSFDLLLVDLQDLGCRIYTFITTLRYVLEAAAQHGKVVWVLDRPNPVGRPVEGLTLRAGWESFVGAGPMPMRHGLTLGELGYWFIRQLRLDVDYRVIEMQGWQPDATPGHGWPLGERSWVNPSPNAPNLWMARCYAGTVMLEGTTLSEGRGTTRPLELFGAPDLDARALLKEMRALAPHWLRGCSLRECWFEPTFHKHVGKLCAGVQIHVEDGRYEHAAFRPWRLQALAFKALRRLRPDYPLWRDFPYEYEHERLAIDLINGSELLRQWVDDPAAAPGDLEALASADEAAWLEVRQDLLLYR
- a CDS encoding DOMON-like domain-containing protein, with product MVESPAGGSKTSLALRAHPSTPAPRGTALAFELQRMDDGGLQLRYRLRGDLSALVLPAPSVPCRADGLWRHSCFELFVRAAGQDAYTEFNFAPSGAWALYRFRAYRQPEILAADPAAPAISVRRDAQVYELSARLELATLPAAAVLRLAVSAVIEAADGGLSYWALAHPADRPDFHHPDGFTLTLPMDGAPRN